One genomic segment of Hypomesus transpacificus isolate Combined female chromosome 5, fHypTra1, whole genome shotgun sequence includes these proteins:
- the LOC124467711 gene encoding pyruvate carboxylase, mitochondrial-like, whose translation MILQVGSMRGSAVGLLAVRRACFLSRCTHSAPPALQYKPIKKVMVANRGEIAIRVFRACTELGIRTVAVYSEQDTGQMHRQKADEAYLIGKGMAPVAAYLHIPDIIKVAKENDVDAIHPGYGFLSERSDFAQTCVDAGVRFIGPAPDVVRKMGDKVEARALAIRAGVPVVPGTDAPIASLHEAKEFANTYGYPIIFKAAYGGGGRGMRVVKEYEELEENFQRAYSEALTAFGNGALFVEKYIEKPRHIEVQILGDKYGNVIHLYERDCSIQRRHQKVVEIAPATQLDPHLRDRLTADSVNLARQVGYENAGTVEFLVDKHGRYYFIEVNSRLQVEHTVTEQITDVDLVHAQLRVCEGRSLPELGLKQDKIRINGFAIQCRVTTEDPARGFQPDTGRLEVGLSPSSAPRQRPTPHYLHLSLTVSPPPRASPTQGWDL comes from the exons ATGATACTGCAGGTTGGAAGCATGCGTGGCTCAGCTGTGGGGCTGCTGGCCGTGCGCCGAGCATGCTTCCTGTCCCGCTGCACCCACAGCGCCCCCCCGGCGCTTCAATACAAACCCATCAAGAAGGTCATGGTGGCTAACCGAG GTGAAATCGCTATTCGTGTGTTCCGGGCGTGCACTGAGCTGGGGATCCGCACGGTGGCGGTGTACTCTGAGCAGGACACGGGCCAGATGCACCGGCAGAAGGCAGACGAGGCCTATCTCATAGGGAAGGGCATGGCACCTGTGGCAGCTTACCTCCACATCCCAGACATCATCAAAGTGGCCAAG GAGAACGATGTGGACGCCATCCATCCTGGCTACGGCTTCCTGTCTGAGCGGTCGGACTTCGCCCAGACGTGTGTGGATGCAGGGGTTCGCTTCATTGGCCCTGCTCCCGATGTCGTTCGCAAAATGGGGGACAAAGTGGAGGCCAGGGCGCTCGCCATCCGCGCAG GGGTGCCAGTCGTACCTGGGACCGATGCTCCCATCGCCAGCCTCCACGAAGCCAAGGAGTTCGCCAACACCTACGGCTACCCCATCATCTTCAAGGCTGCgtacggaggaggagggagaggcatgAGAGTGGTGAAGGAGtatgag gagctggaggagaacttCCAGCGGGCGTACTCCGAGGCGCTGACGGCCTTCGGAAACGGGGCTCTATTCGTGGAGAAGTACATCGAGAAGCCCAGGCACATCGAGGTCCAAATCCTGG GCGATAAGTACGGTAACGTGATCCACCTCTACGAGAGGGACTGCTCCATTCAAAGGAGGCACCAGAAAGTGGTTGAAATCGCCCCGGCAACACAGCTGGACCCCCATCTCCGAGACAGGCTCACTGCTGACTCTGTCAACCTAGCCAGACAG GTGGGCTATGAGAACGCAGGGACTGTGGAGTTCCTGGTGGATAAACATGGCCGCTACTACTTCATCGAGGTCAACTCCCGCCTACAGGTGGAACACACTGTGACCGAGCAGATCACAGA tgtGGACCTTGTGCACGCCCAGCTGCGAGTGTGTGAGGGGCGGAGCCTGCCCGAACTGGGCCTCAAACAGGACAAGATCCGGATCAACGGCTTCGCCATCCAATGCCGCGTCACCACAGAGGACCCCGCCCGAGGCTTCCAGCCCGACACCGGCCGCCTGGAGGTAGGCCTTTCTCCAAGCAGTGCTCCCAGGCAGCGGCCTACCCCCCATTACCTCCACCTTTCTCTGACTGTTTCGCCCCCTCCCCGGGCCAGTCCAACCCAGGGTTGGGATCTTTAG